In the genome of Colletes latitarsis isolate SP2378_abdomen chromosome 9, iyColLati1, whole genome shotgun sequence, one region contains:
- the Ssb-c31a gene encoding single stranded-binding protein c31A, producing the protein MPKSKEFVSSNDDSSDEEVKPKKKREAESKEEKVSKKPKRESDEDENTVWDLGNKRQVTVRQFKGNLYVDIREMYYDKDKNLKPGKKGICLNVDQWRKLLTVVEDVDKAVKSKC; encoded by the exons ATGCCGAAGTCGAAAGAATTCGTGTCAAGCAACGACGACAGCAGCGATGAG GAAGTAAAGCCAAAGAAGAAGAGAGAGGCTGAAAGTAAAGAAGAAAAAGTGTCTAAGAAGCCGAAAAGGGAATCTGACGAAGATGAAAATACTGTTTGGGATCTTGGAAATAAGCGTCAGGTTACTGTGCGACAATTTAAAGGAAATTTGTACGTCGACATTAGAGAAATGTATTATGATAAGGATAAGAATTTAAAACCTGGAAAGAaag GAATCTGTTTAAATGTGGACCAGTGGAGGAAATTACTAACAGTCGTGGAAGATGTAGACAAAGCTGTAAAATCTAAGTGTTGA